The following proteins are encoded in a genomic region of Nerophis lumbriciformis linkage group LG23, RoL_Nlum_v2.1, whole genome shotgun sequence:
- the mrpl39 gene encoding large ribosomal subunit protein mL39, with protein MMVIRLACQVLQRRFTSTAAAARLSGAEARSQRNAVFSREQARQRGLYPRVEKIEVSMQGPGLDGTLLIMNRGMSTPLSCARHLTEYHVTNSVLALVDGELWPLHQPLTHSCTLSLLMFKDSDPISVNEAYWRSCTALLGQVLETAFKDKFSVQLLNTPEVPVTSGAFLCDVVLDPELDSWTPSEESLRSLTKGAQQLILQDLPWEPLEVSPTVALEAFSHSRYTQEEVEQKASQNPKGTVLLYRCGDHVMLSGGPLVARTGLCSQYEVTAVHSLGQGPWGLHRRVQGLSLPVQLQAHHTVWRKLRQRAEKLVDVQPPKKVTPPPAAVPAPTPSSASQ; from the exons ATGATGGTGATTCGACTTGCGTGTCAGGTTCTTCAACGCC GCTTCACGTCGACTGCAGCGGCTGCACGTCTCTCAGGTGCAGAGGCCCGCAGCCAGCGCAATGCAGTCTTCTCCAGAGAGCAAGCGAGGCAGCGAGGTCTGTACCCCCGTGTGGAAAAGATCGAAGTGTCCATGCAGGGCCCAGGCTTGGATGGCACTCTGCTCATCATGAACCGAGGGATGTCCACACCGCTTAGCTGCGCCAggc ATCTGACAGAGTATCATGTGACCAACTCTGTATTGGCGTTGGTGGATGGAGAACTGTGGCCTCTCCATCAGCCGCTTACTCACTCCTGCACGCTCTCGCTGCTCATGTTTAAAGACAGCGACCCCATATCGGTCAATGAG GCTTATTGGCGGTCCTGCACTGCGCTCCTTGGTCAGGTACTGGAGACGGCATTTAAGGACAAATTCTCTGTGCAGTTGCTCAACACGCCAGAAGTGCCAG TTACTTCTGGAGCTTTCCTTTGTGATGTGGTGCTGGACCCTGAGCTGGACTCTTGGACCCCCTCTGAG GAGTCATTGCGGTCTCTGACGAAAGGAGCCCAGCAGCTCATCTTGCAGGACCTGCCCTGGGAGCCTTTGGAGGTTTCTCCCACTGTGGCGCTAGAAGCCTTCTCACACAGCAG GTACACACAGGAAGAGGTGGAGCAGAAGGCGTCACAGAATCCTAAAGGGACCGTCTTGCTTTACAG ATGTGGGGACCATGTCATGTTGAGTGGGGGCCCTCTGGTGGCCAGAACAGGCCTGTGCTCCCAGTACGAGGTGACGGCAGTCCACAGTTTGGGCCAAGGTCCTTGGGGCCTGCACCGCCGAGTGCAGGGCCTCTCCTTGCCTGTGCAGCTACAG GCCCACCACACTGTCTGGAGGAAACTGAGGCAGCGGGCAGAGAAACTG gtAGATGTGCAGCCGCCTAAGAAAGTGACTCCGCCCCCTGCTGCTGTCCCCGCCCCTACTCCATCTTCAGCCAGCCAGTAA